In Pseudomonas sp. R76, one genomic interval encodes:
- a CDS encoding prepilin-type N-terminal cleavage/methylation domain-containing protein, which yields MKRREQGFTLLEILVVLSLLSMLLVLVGGALLGANRAVAKAQRYTASLDEMRAAQQFLRTSISEALPLDVTEDDSQTEGFFVGTPERLQFVATLPGVLGGGIQRFTLQRREQALQVAFSQLESHTNVARSEPQVLLKNVRDLHFSYRGVSPLGQATGWMGEWPWPRRLPSAVRIAAALDGPVPWVTQVIALRLNLASGAQEE from the coding sequence GTGAAGCGCCGCGAGCAGGGCTTCACCTTGCTGGAAATCCTTGTGGTGTTGAGCCTGCTGTCGATGTTGCTGGTGCTGGTGGGCGGCGCATTGCTGGGCGCCAATCGCGCGGTGGCCAAGGCCCAGCGCTATACCGCGAGCCTGGATGAAATGCGCGCCGCGCAGCAGTTTTTGCGCACGTCTATCAGCGAAGCGCTGCCGTTGGATGTCACTGAGGACGACAGCCAAACCGAGGGTTTTTTTGTCGGCACACCCGAGCGCTTGCAGTTCGTGGCGACCTTGCCGGGTGTGCTCGGTGGCGGGATTCAGCGGTTCACCCTGCAACGCCGCGAGCAGGCGTTGCAGGTGGCGTTTTCGCAGTTGGAATCCCACACCAATGTCGCCCGCAGTGAGCCGCAAGTACTGCTGAAAAACGTCAGGGATTTACACTTCAGTTATCGCGGCGTCTCGCCCCTTGGCCAAGCCACCGGCTGGATGGGTGAATGGCCGTGGCCCCGGCGACTGCCGTCAGCGGTGCGCATCGCCGCCGCCCTCGACGGCCCCGTGCCCTGGGTCACCCAGGTGATCGCCCTGCGCCTGAACCTTGCCAGCGGAGCGCAAGAAGAATGA
- a CDS encoding type II secretion system protein, which produces MKRQAGFTLLEMLAALTLMAVCSTVLLVAFGQSARSLSQVAHSDRLTHAALTVLDQEAAGPLAEGVSQGTLEGIHWQLTSTRQQAQVFRLDLTVSEGPHQARFSTLKARL; this is translated from the coding sequence ATGAAGCGCCAGGCGGGGTTTACCCTGCTCGAAATGCTCGCCGCGCTGACCTTGATGGCGGTGTGCAGCACGGTATTGCTGGTGGCTTTCGGCCAAAGCGCACGCTCACTGTCGCAAGTGGCCCATAGCGACCGCCTTACCCATGCGGCGCTGACCGTGCTGGATCAGGAAGCGGCGGGGCCGCTGGCCGAGGGTGTCAGCCAGGGCACTCTGGAAGGCATCCACTGGCAACTAACCAGCACCCGGCAACAGGCTCAGGTGTTTCGGCTTGACCTGACCGTCAGCGAAGGGCCGCACCAGGCCCGTTTCAGTACCTTGAAGGCCCGGCTGTGA